A stretch of Henckelia pumila isolate YLH828 chromosome 4, ASM3356847v2, whole genome shotgun sequence DNA encodes these proteins:
- the LOC140864875 gene encoding uncharacterized protein, whose translation MLALQSEYSEQGMTHVAISNANPSLPHLHQNRNSLQGPVVILWDIENCPVPSDVRPEDVAGNIRMALRVHPVIDGAITMFSAYGDFNAFPRRLREGFQRTGVKLIDVPNGRKDAADKAILVDMFLFALDNPPPSSIMLISGDVDFAPALHILGQRGYTIILVIPSGVGVSSALSNAGRFVWDWPSVARAEGFVPPKKTQVTPRAEVTSLLMGCHINDYVDGQNEEESIVYRGISKSCYNSRDFSVTSQCLSEYCSSSVTTPQNPTTSKSCSLPNGPNNISISSLTSCDQNDLTWVQPGDLNGLKGQLVKLLELAGGGLPLTRLPSEYQKIYGRPLYVSEYGAMKLVSLLKKMADVIAIEGRSQKKFVCLKSSKCKSFGSPPLILARRDIKKGKVVQEDNNHVVMAGAGSSDEFSDDEKVILGENDDAVEREKSNLEMNDPCRFVDQGLDKFKYELQEILVSYSCRIFLGCFEKIYQQRYKRPLDYQTFGVNRLEELIEKMGDVVMLQEEPATKRKFIIAVDG comes from the coding sequence ATGTTGGCATTGCAATCAGAATACTCTGAACAAGGCATGACGCATGTGGCAATTTCGAATGCAAATCCATCTTTACCACATTTGCATCAAAATCGGAATTCGTTGCAGGGTCCTGTGGTTATTCTTTGGGACATTGAGAACTGTCCCGTGCCGAGCGATGTGCGGCCTGAGGATGTGGCTGGTAATATCAGAATGGCCTTGCGAGTCCATCCAGTCATCGATGGAGCTATCACAATGTTTTCTGCATATGGGGATTTCAATGCCTTTCCTAGGCGATTGAGAGAAGGATTCCAGAGAACTGGTGTCAAACTCATAGACGTCCCTAATGGGCGGAAGGATGCAGCTGACAAAGCAATCTTGGTTGATATGTTCCTTTTTGCCCTCGACAATCCTCCACCATCATCCATCATGCTAATCTCAGGGGATGTTGATTTTGCTCCTGCTCTCCATATTCTTGGCCAACGAGGATACACGATAATACTCGTTATTCCTTCTGGGGTCGGTGTTTCATCTGCCCTAAGTAATGCAGGTAGGTTTGTTTGGGATTGGCCTAGTGTTGCTCGTGCGGAAGGTTTTGTGCCCCCTAAAAAGACTCAAGTTACTCCTCGTGCGGAGGTTACTAGTTTATTGATGGGATGCCATATCAATGATTATGTAGACGGGCAGAATGAAGAAGAATCAATAGTGTATCGCGGGATCTCAAAAAGCTGTTACAATTCGAGAGATTTCTCAGTGACATCACAGTGTCTTTCAGAATATTGTAGTAGTTCAGTAACAACGCCTCAAAATCCAACGACCTCCAAATCATGTAGTCTACCAAATGGTCCGAACAACATTTCAATCAGTAGTCTTACTTCTTGTGACCAGAATGACTTGACTTGGGTGCAACCAGGAGATCTAAATGGTTTGAAGGGACAACTGGTGAAGTTGCTTGAGTTGGCTGGTGGTGGTTTACCTCTAACACGTCTTCCATCAGAATACCAGAAAATTTATGGGAGGCCTCTGTATGTTTCTGAATATGGCGCTATGAAGCTCGTCAGTCTTCTCAAGAAAATGGCTGATGTGATTGCTATCGAGGGAAGAAGCCAAAAGAAGTTTGTCTGCCTGAAAAGCTCGAAATGCAAATCTTTTGGTTCTCCTCCACTGATATTGGCAAGGAGAGATATTAAGAAAGGAAAAGTGGTTCAGGAGGATAACAACCATGTTGTGATGGCTGGAGCTGGATCTTCAGATGAGTTTTCCGATGATGAGAAGGTTATTCTTGGTGAAAATGATGATGCAGTGGAAAGGGAGAAATCTAATTTGGAGATGAATGATCCTTGCCGATTTGTTGATCAAGGCCTCgacaagttcaagtatgaactCCAAGAAATTTTAGTGAGCTACTCCTGTCGAATTTTTCTTGGTTGTTTTGAGAAGATATACCAGCAACGATACAAAAGACCTCTCGATTATCAAACCTTTGGTGTGAATCGTCTTGAGGAGCTGATAGAAAAGATGGGGGACGTCGTGATGTTGCAAGAGGAACCTGCAACTAAACGGAAGTTTATTATTGCTGTTGATGGCTAG
- the LOC140859847 gene encoding probable receptor-like protein kinase At1g49730 has translation MESRRQEAFLGLMLALVFLEMRLYATMAAAVLECPLDLSSSNFTLAASLCSNQDDRGKCCRYINAVIAVSVSQYANSTSNLGVTSDLSDICLRDISKTFQINGVSRNAIVTCGFGTKIPVNYDCQGLSNVSQMLLTPKFSDVMENCKVPLSEDNTCRKCLNAGIIYLRNLLGPVDNVTLSTCRDASFIAIASQLDHMSTIDIASCFFGVQGLLTSPGSAATLLPPQGSPTPPIAASPTQLSLIAPFKEKVRPYHITLIPAIGIAVSILAVVMLVVFVILIRRKSEELASTSMNDKTFPKAIHPSSRKFQDGPPCMFRKFSYKETKKATNNFSTIIGQGGFGVVYKAEFPGGLVAAVKKMSKVSEQADEEFCRELELLARLHHRHLVALRGFSIERNERFLVYEFMGNGSLMDHIHTQGRTPLSWSTRIQIAIDVANALEYLHFYCNPPLCHRDIKSSNILLDEKFVAKVADFGLAHASKDGSICFEPVNTDIRGTPGYMDPEYVTTQELTEKSDVYSYGVVLLELITGRRVIQDNKNLVESSQVFLASESRITELVDRNLADAYDFDQLQTLVAIIRWCTEREGRARPSIKQVLRLLYESTDPLHGDFVEAVEDEETGSRGRKSRGKNMFFSGDGKCPPSSSSTSRSYCSRTFLLETSPPQSPNNIPSI, from the exons ATGGAATCGCGCAGACAGGAGGCATTTCTGGGTCTAATGCTAGCTCTGGTCTTCCTTGAAATGCGGCTTTATGCAACCATGGCTGCTGCTGTTCTTG AGTGCCCCTTGGACTTGAGTTCATCTAATTTTACACTAGCTGCCTCCCTGTGCTCCAACCAAGATGACAGAGGAAAGTGTTGCCGATACATTAATGCAGTAATTGCTGTTTCCGTTTCTCAATATGCAAATTCAACAAGTAACTTGGGAGTAACTTCGGATTTATCTGATATCTGCCTCCGTGACATATCTAAAACTTTTCAAATAAATGGAGTATCAAGAAATGCTATAGTTACCTGTGGCTTCGGGACAAAAATACCTGTTAATTACGACTGCCAAGGTCTATCAAATGTTTCACAAATGTTGCTGACTCCAAAGTTTAGTGATGTTATGGAAAACTGCAAGGTGCCTTTGTCAGAGGACAATACTTGTAGAAAGTGTTTGAATGCCGGTATTATATATCTTCGGAATCTTCTGGGGCCAGTAGATAATGTGACATTGAGTACTTGTAGGGATGCATCTTTTATTGCAATTGCAAGCCAACTTGATCATATGTCAACAATTGACATTGCAAGTTGTTTCTTTGGAGTGCAAGGGCTTCTAACGTCTCCAG GGTCAGCTGCTACTTTGCTGCCCCCTCAGGGATCTCCAACTCCACCAATTGCTGCTAGTCCGACTCAGCTTTCCTTGATAGCACCTTTTAAGGAAAAAGTTCGTCCCTACCACATTACACTCATTCCTGCCATAGGTATTGCAGTATCAATATTAGCCGTGGTGATGCTGGTAGTCTTTGTTATCCTCATCCGTCGAAAAAGCGAAGAGCTGGCGAGCACTAGTATGAATGATAAGACATTCCCAAAAGCCATTCATCCATCCTCCAGAAAATTTCAGGATG GTCCGCCCTGTATGTTTAGAAAATTCAGCTACAAAGAGACAAAGAAGGCTACAAACAACTTTAGTACCATAATTGGTCAAGGGGGATTTGGAGTTGTGTACAAAGCTGAGTTTCCAGGTGGATTAGTTGCAGCGGTGAAGAAGATGAGCAAAGTTTCGGAGCAGGCAGACGAAGAGTTTTGTAGAGAACTAGAGCTCCTTGCTCGCCTACACCATCGTCATCTTGTTGCTCTGAGGGGTTTCTCTATTGAAAGAAATGAAAG GTTTCTTGTATATGAATTTATGGGAAATGGGAGCCTAATGGATCATATTCACA CACAAGGTAGAACTCCTCTGAGCTGGAGTACAAGAATTCAAATTGCTATTGATGTGGCGAATGCATTG GAATACCTCCACTTTTATTGCAATCCTCCTCTGTGCCATAGAGATATTAAATCGAGCAATATATTATTAGACGAAAAATTTGTTGCCAAG GTTGCTGATTTTGGCCTTGCACATGCTTCAAAAGATGGTTCTATTTGCTTTGAACCTGTGAACACTGATATACGAGGAACTCCag GTTATATGGATCCGGAGTATGTAACGACACAAGAGCTAACAGAAAAAAGTGATGTCTACAGTTATGGAGTTGTTTTATTAGAGCTAATTACAGGAAGACGTGTAATACAAGATAACAAGAACTTGGTTGAGTCATCTCAAGTGTTTCTGGCTTCAGAGTCGAGGATAACCGAGCTCGTGGACCGTAATCTTGCTGATGCGTACGACTTTGATCAACTTCAAACCTTAGTGGCAATTATCAGATGGTGTACTGAAAGAGAAGGGAGGGCTAGGCCTTCAATAAAGCAAGTTCTCAGACTTTTATATGAAAGTACAGACCCTTTACACGGTGATTTTGTCGAAGCAGTGGAGGATGAAGAAACTGGAAGTAGGGGAAGGAAAAGTAGAGGCAAGAACATGTTTTTCAGTGGGGATGGGAAGTGCCCACCTTCTTCTTCGAGCACATCCAGGTCCTATTGCAGCCGAACCTTCCTCTTGGAAACGAGCCCCCCTCAGTCACCGAACAATATTCCTTCCATTTAA